Part of the Paracoccus sp. S3-43 genome, GGGTTCGGAATTCGCGCCCTCGCGCAGGCCGAAGCCTTCCAGCACCGCCTTCACATCGACGTTGAAGGCCAGGCTGCCGCAGACCATCGCCCGGTCGGTCTCGGGCGAGATCGGCGGCAGGCCCAGATCGGCGAAGACCTTGCCCGAGGTCATATTGTCCGTGATCCGGCCCATGCGCGGCGATTCCTCGCGCGTGGTGGTGGGGTAATAGATCAGGCGGCTGGCGAAATCCTCGCCATAGATCTCGCCCAGCAGGGGATCGTTCTTGAGGTTTTCGACCAGTTCGCGGCCATAGCTCAACTCATCCGCCGTGCGGCAGGTGTGCATCATGATGACCTGTTCATATCGTTCGTAGGTTTCCGGGTCGCGCATCAGCGACGCGAAGGGCGCGATGCCGGTGCCGGTCGCCAGGAACCACAGCCGCTTGCCGGGCAGCAGCGCGTCCAGGACCAGCGTGCCCACGGGCTTGGGGCGCAGGATGATCTGGTCGCCCGGCTGGATATGCTGCAATTTCGAGGTCAGCGGCCCGTCCGGCACCTTGATCGAATAGAACTCCAGCTCATCGTCCCAGTTGGGCGAGGCGATGGAATAGGCCCGCAGCAAGGGCTTGCCGTTGTCGCCCAGAAGGCCGATCATCACGAATTCGCCCGACCGGAAGCGCAAGGACGCGGGGCGCGTCACGCGGAAGGAAAACAGGCTGTCCGTCCAGTGCTTCACGGCCATGACCGTCTGCGCGTCGGGAAGCGTCTTCTGGGCGGGCTTGGGGGCGGCGTCGGCCACGGGAATGTCCAGGGTCATCTGCGGTCCTGCGTGTTCTAGTCGATGCGGCGGCGGGGCGAAACCCCTAGCCCGCCAGCTTGGCGCGGTGGTCGAAGGCCTTCCAGTCGGCCCGCGCGATCCATTGGTCCTGCGGCTGGCGGGCGGCGATGTCGGGGGCGACCTCGACCTCGTCGAAACCCACGCGGCGGGCCATGGCATATTGGTCCGCGATCAGGCGCCCGGATGCGCGCAACCGGCCCTTGAAGCCCAGTTCCCGCAGGCGGCGCGCCAGCGAAAAGCCGCGCCCGTCGGTGAAGGACGGAAAGTCGAT contains:
- a CDS encoding ferredoxin--NADP reductase, with amino-acid sequence MTLDIPVADAAPKPAQKTLPDAQTVMAVKHWTDSLFSFRVTRPASLRFRSGEFVMIGLLGDNGKPLLRAYSIASPNWDDELEFYSIKVPDGPLTSKLQHIQPGDQIILRPKPVGTLVLDALLPGKRLWFLATGTGIAPFASLMRDPETYERYEQVIMMHTCRTADELSYGRELVENLKNDPLLGEIYGEDFASRLIYYPTTTREESPRMGRITDNMTSGKVFADLGLPPISPETDRAMVCGSLAFNVDVKAVLEGFGLREGANSEPREFVVEKAFVGDGV
- a CDS encoding DUF934 domain-containing protein → MTDRLNSERVLARDDGFHPLVQEAEETLASDTPLAELAQHLDRELIAIDFPSFTDGRGFSLARRLRELGFKGRLRASGRLIADQYAMARRVGFDEVEVAPDIAARQPQDQWIARADWKAFDHRAKLAG